The Drosophila innubila isolate TH190305 chromosome 3R unlocalized genomic scaffold, UK_Dinn_1.0 2_E_3R, whole genome shotgun sequence genome has a segment encoding these proteins:
- the LOC117792169 gene encoding atrial natriuretic peptide receptor 3-like isoform X2, producing the protein MKVANIRPIRRRVGLKPWIKRTKTKHVKVERQKELGNDAAATQVQICQSLEIIAAETVHHREWPWHYPGVNNADMRWQISLVLCLLCLASCQAKCREEPARDCEAICDAIGGNCSIRALVLLPNDDGYEASLQRVLPILKVAEQQIRATALIPSYIDFHWLAHDTKCDASLGVIRAMDGIIKQCAQVIFGPVCDYSLAAVSRITKYFNSQGTPLITVGGSTYDFEQKKTDCADEFYMLLRTGMLSFESISELTINVMKQHNWTHSIFYYERDGQRSVAGLHTCFLMMKSLGKQMRNENMTFAQYPLESNTTNRSEEMRREIGNKHSSSVANMKHVKRKYE; encoded by the exons atgaaagtgGCTAACATAAGGCCAATCAGGAGAAGAGTCGGGCTCAAGCCGTGGATTAAAAGGACGAAAACGAAACATGTCAAAGTAGAGAGGCAAAAGGAATTAGGAAATGACGCAGCAGCTACTCAAGTGCAAATCTGTCAATCTCTTGAAATTATTGCGGCTGAAACAGTGCACCACAGAGAATGGCCATGGCATTATCCAGGTGTAAATAATGCAGACATGAGGTGGCAAATATCTTTAGTGTTGTGCCTGCTCTGTCTGGCGAGCTGTCAGGCCAAGTGTCGTGAGGAGCCGGCGCGTGATTGTGAGGCTATTTGCGATGCAATTGGGGGAAACTGTTCCATACGGGCTCTGGTGCTGCTTCCCAATGATGACGGATACGAGGCATCTTTGCAGCGTGTTCTACCCATTCTAAAGGTGGCAGAACAGCAGATACGGGCCACGGCCCTGATACCATCCTACATTGACTTTCACTGGCTGGCCCATGACACCAAGTGCGATGCCTCGCTGGGAGTGATCCGAGCCATGGACGGCATCATCAAGCAATGTGCCCAGGTCATTTTTGGACCTGTCTGCGACTATTCGCTAG CTGCTGTCAGTCGCATAACCAAGTACTTCAATAGCCAGGGAACACCGCTTATCACGGTGGGTGGCTCCACCTATGACTTTGAGCAGAAGAAAACGGATTGTGCCGATGAATTTTATATGCTACTACGCACGGGAATGTTAAGCTTTGAGTCTATATCCGAGTTAACCATCAATGTGATGAAACA GCACAACTGGACGCATTCCATATTCTACTATGAACGCGATGGTCAGCGGAGTGTGGCAGGTTTACACACCTGTTTCCTTATGATGAAATCCCTCGGCAAGCAAATGCGCAACGAGAACATGACTTTTGCCCAATATCCGCTTGAGTCAAATACCACAAACCGATCAGAAGAAATGCGCCGTGAAATTGGCAATAAACATTCAA